The genomic interval GCTAGAGCATCAACAAGGACACATAAGAACAAAATGGCTGTTAAAAAAGCATTGGTGTTGAGTTGCCTGCTGGGAGCCAGCTTCCTGGCTCAGGCGGCCCCTGCCTCTTTTGTGGTGCAAGACATTCAGGTCGAGGGTCTGCAGCGGGTGACCCTGGGCGCCGCCCTGTTGAATCTGCCGGTCCGGGTCGGTGACTCCGTCGACTCGGTGGCCCTGGCCAACGCCATCAAGAAGCTCTATGCCTCCGGCAACTTCGAGGACGTCAAGGTCTATCGTGACGGCCAGGTGCTGCAAGTCGTGGTGAAGGAACGCCCGACCATCTCCAGCATCGAGTTTTCCGGCAACAAGGACATCAAGGAGGAGCAACTGACCCAGAGCCTGGAGTCCTCCGGCATCCGCGTCGGTGATCCCCTGGATCGTACCGTGCTGAGCTCCCTCGAGAAGGGACTCGAAGATTTCTACTACGGCGTGGGCAAGTACTCCGCCAAGGTCAAGGCCATAGTCACCCCGCTGCCCCGCAACCGGGTCGACCTCAAGTTCACCTTCGTGGAAGGGGAAGCGGCCAAGATCCAGCAGATCAACATCGTCGGCAACCAGGTGTTCCCGGAAGAGAAACTGCTGGCCCAGCTCTCCTTGAAGGACGACGTGCCCTGGTGGAACTTCACCGGCGATCAGCGCTATCAGAAGCAGAAGCTGGCCGGTGACATCGAAGTGCTGCGCTCCTACTACATGGACCGCGGCTACATCCGTTTCGCTCAGGAGTCCACCCAGGTCTCCATGACCCCGGACAAGAAGGGCGTCTACGTCACCCTGAACATCAAGGAAGGGGATCAGTACAAGGTCTCCGGCGTGCAGCTCAAGGGCGATCTCATCGACCGTGGCGGCGAGATGAAGGGGCTCATCCCCATAGAGGCAGGCAGCGTCTACTCCGCCAGCCAGGTGACCCACACCGAAGAGGTGCTCTCCAAGTTCCTCGGCCGTTATGGCTATGCCTACCCGAAGGTGGTCACCTTCCCCCAGGTCAATGACCAGACCAAGGAAGTCGAGCTCATCGTCAACATAGAGCCCGGCCCCCGTGTCTATGTGCGCAACATCAACTTCAGCGGCAACGTCACCACCAAGGACGAAGTGCTGCGTCGCGAGATGCGTCAGATGGAAGGCACCTGGCTCTCCTCCGACAACGTCGAGCAGTCCAAGACCCGTCTCAACCGCCTCGGCTTCTTCGAGACCGCGGAAGTGGACACCAAGCGGGTGGCGGGCAGCGACGATCAGGTCGATCTGGACTTCAAGGTCAAGGAGCAGCCGGCAGGCTCCATCAACGCCGGCATCGGCTACGGTACCGAGTCTGGTCTGAGTCTGCAGGCGGGCCTGCAGCAAGACAACTTCATGGGGACCGGCAAGAAGATCGGCATCAACGCCAGCACCAACGACTACTCGAAGAACATCGATCTCAGCTACAACGATCCCTACTTCACCGTCGATGGCGTCAGCCTGGGCGGCCGCCTCTACTACAACAAGTTCAGCGCGGCCGATGCCAACATCGTCGACTACGAGAACACCACCATAGGCTTCCGCCTCTCCAGCGGTTTCCCGGTCAACGAGAACAACCGTCTCGACTTCAGCCTCGGCTACGAGAACAACAAGCTGTCCCAGCCCAACCCCTATGTGCAGGTGGATGAGTTCTGGAAGGTGTACCAGGCCAACCTGGACGGCGACAACCGCATGGTGTTCAACACCGTGGACGTCACCGCCGGCTGGACCCGTTCCACCCTCAACAAGGGCCAGTTCCCGACCGCGGGTGACCGTCAGCGGGTGAACGCCAAGGTGACTGTGCCTGGCATGGACCTGCAGTACTTCAAGCTCAACGCCGAAGACGCCCATTACTTCCCGTTTGATGCCGACCACCAGTGGGTCATGCTGGCCAAGGCCCGCGCCTCTTACGGCAATGGCTACGGCAGCAACGGTGACTACGACCACGTGCTGCCCTTCTTCGAGAACTACTACGCCGGTGGCTTCGACACCCTGCGCGGCTTCAAGAGCAACACCGTCGGTCCTAAGGCGCTCTACTACTACAACCTGGGCGGTAACGATGTGATCCAGGGCACCGACAGCTCTGTGGGGGGCAATGCCCTGGCGGTGGCCTCCCTCGAGATGATAGTGCCGACACCCTTCGCGTCTGAAAGCTACCAGCCCCAGCTGCGTACCAGCTTCTTCATCGATGCCGGTACTGTGTGGGACACCACCTTCGAATATGGTCAGTACCAGAACCGTTGCTTCAGTGGTTGCAACTATCTGATGGACTATTCTGACCCCACCAATATCCGGATGTCTGCGGGTCTGTCACTGCAGTGGCTCTCCCCCATGGGACCCCTGGTGTTCGTGATTGCACAACCGCTCAAGAAATACGAAGGGGACGATACCGAAGTCTTCTCCTTCAACATCGGCCGTACCTTCTAAAGGCACGGACGCTCCCCCACTTCGGTGGGGGTATTCAATGATGGGACGCGCAGCTTGCGTGCCTCACCAGGTAACAAGCAGGTCCCAGAGATCGCTTGCACAATCAGGTAAATCAGGTAGCCCTCGACCGAGGGACCAAGGAGTAAGTGTGAATAAAGCGTTGAAAGTAGCTGGTTTGAGTTTTGCACTGATGGCTGCCGGTATGGGCTCCGCCTGGGCTGAGACCAAGATCGCCGTGGTCGACATGGGCGAAGTCTTCCAAAAGCTGCCCCAGCGTGAAGCCGTGGCCAAGAAGCTGAAGGGTGAGTTCGAGCCGCGCATGCGCGAGCTGCAGAAACTGGAATCCGACGGTCAGGCTCTGGTCGAGAAGTTCAAGAAGGACGAAGCCTTCATGAGCAACGAGCAGAAGAAGCAGAACCAGGAGAAGCTGGCCAAGCTGCAGATGGAGTTCAACCAGAAGCGTCAGGCGTTCGAGCAGGACAACGGCCGTCGTCAGGCTGAAGAGCGCAACAAGATCCTGACCAAGGTGCAGGCTGCCATCGATTCCATCGCCAAGAGCAATGGCTATGATCTGGTGCTGGAGCGCAATGCTGCTCCCTATGCCGCCAGCAAGCTGGACATCTCCAGCCAGGTTATCTCTCAGGTAAGCAAGAGCAACTAATTGATGGCATTCACTCTCGCACAGCTGGCCCAGCAACTGGGGGCCGAGGTCCATGGGGATGGGACCCGGGAAATCCGCAAGGTAGCGACACTGGAAAAAGCCGGGGAGGGGGAGATTGCCTTCCTGTCCAACAAGAAGTACCGGCATTTCCTGGAGCAGAGCAAGGCGACTGCCGTGCTCATCACTGAGGCGGACCTGCCGTTTTGCCCCACCAATGCCCTGGTGCTCAAAGACCCCTATGTGGGGTTTGCCCGGGTAGCCCAACTGCTGGACACCACACCGCAGCCGGCCACGGATATACATCCGAGTGCCGTCATAGCGGCGGATGTGCAACTGGGCGAGAGAGTGGCCATCGGCGCCAATGCGGTCATCGAATCCGGCGTCGTGCTGGGGGATGATGTCCGCATAGGTCCGGGCTGTTTCGTTGGCAAGAATACCCGACTGGGAGCACGCTCCCGGTTGTGGGCCAACGTCACCCTGTATCATAACGTGACCCTGGGCACGGATTGTCTGGTGCAAGCCGGCACAGTGATCGGGGCCGACGGTTTCGGTTATGCCAACGAGCGTGGCGAGTGGATCAAGATCCCCCAGCTCGGTGGCGTGACCATAGGCAACCGGGTGGAAATCGGTGCCTGCACCACCATAGACCGCGGTGCCCTGGAAGACACCCGCATCGCGGACAACGTCATCATCGACAACCAGTGCCAGATCGCCCACAACGTCGAGATTGGCTACGGCACCGCCGTGGCGGGCTCGACCGTGATGGCCGGTAGTCTCAAGGTCGGCAAATACTGTATCATTGGCGGCGCCTCCGTCTTTAACGGGCACATGGAGATCTGCGACCAGGCCACCGTCACCGGTATGGCCATGGTGATGCGACCCATTACCGAGCCCGGCATCTACTCTTCCGGCATCCCCCTGCAAACCAATAAAGAGTGGCGCAAGACCGCCGCCCGGGTGATGCGTATCGAAGAGATGCACAAGCGGTTGAGCCGACTTGAGAAAAAGCTGGATCAAGAATAATCACGATTGGTATAGGGTACTGTTTTGACTACTGAAAAGAAAAGCCTGGGGATCCAGGAAATCATGGATCTGCTGCCCCACCGTTATCCGTTCCTGATGGTGGACAAGGTGGAAAATTACGAGATCAGCGATGAGCGCAAGACCCTGCGCGCCATCAAGAACGTCTCGTTCAACGAGCCGATCTTCCAGGGGCACTTCCCGGCCAAGCCGGTGTTCCCCGGCGTGCTGATCCTGGAGGCCATGGCCCAGGCGACCGGTATCCTGGCCTTTACCATGGTGGGCAAGCCGTCCCCCAATGAGCTCTATTACTTCGCCTCCATCGACAATGCCCGCTTCAAGCGTCCGGTCGGCCCTGGCGATCAGCTGGTGCTCGACGTAGAGTTCCTGAAGGAGCGTCGCGGCATCGCCAAGTTCACCGGCGTTGCCACCGTCGACGGTGAAGTGGTCTGTACCGCCGAACTGATGTGTGCCAAACGCGAGGTGTAACCGTGATCGACCAGACTGCCATCATCCACGATACCGCCATCGTCCATGAGTCTGCCGTGATCGGCAAAGGGGTTGAAATCGGCCCCTTTACCGTTATCGGTGCCGAGGTGGAGATAGGTGACGACACCTGGGTGGGTTCCCACGTGGTGATCAAGGGCCCGACCAAGATCGGTCGCGGCAACAAGATCTTCCAGCACACCTCCATCGGTGAGGATTGCCAGGACAAGAAGTACGCCGGTGAGCGTACCTTCCTCGAGATCGGTGATAACAACGTGTTTCGCGAGAACTGCACAGTGCACCGCGGCACCACCCAGGACCAGAGCCTGACCAAGGTCGGCAGCGGCAACCTCTTCATGGTCAACGTCCACGTGGCCCACGACTGCATGATCGGTGACAACTGCATCTTCGCCAACAACGCGACCCTGGCGGGCCACGTTCACATCGGCGACTTCGTGATCTTCGGCGGTCTGTCTGCCATCCATCAGTTCGGCCGCGTCGGCTCCCACGCCTTCGTCGGTGGCTGCGCCGCCCTGAACAAGGACGTGCCCCCCTACGTGATGGCCGCAGGCAACTACGCCAAGCCGTTCGGGGTCAACTCCGAAGGCCTGCGTCGTCGTGGCTTCACGCCCGAAGCCATCTCGGCCGTCAAGCGTGCCTACAAGGAGATCTTCCGCTCCGGCAAGACCATCGAAGAGGTGTTGCCGGTACTGAGCGAGATGGCGGCCACCGAGCCGGCCGTCCAGCTCTATGTGGATTTCCTCAAGGACAACGAGCGCGGGATCATCCGTGCCTAAGCCTATCCGCATCGGCATAGTCGCCGGAGAGACCTCCGGCGATATCCTGGCTGCCGGTCTGGTGCGCGAGCTGCTGGCTCGCTATCCCGATGCCCAGTTCGAAGGGA from Aeromonas rivipollensis carries:
- a CDS encoding OmpH family outer membrane protein; the encoded protein is MNKALKVAGLSFALMAAGMGSAWAETKIAVVDMGEVFQKLPQREAVAKKLKGEFEPRMRELQKLESDGQALVEKFKKDEAFMSNEQKKQNQEKLAKLQMEFNQKRQAFEQDNGRRQAEERNKILTKVQAAIDSIAKSNGYDLVLERNAAPYAASKLDISSQVISQVSKSN
- the bamA gene encoding outer membrane protein assembly factor BamA, yielding MAVKKALVLSCLLGASFLAQAAPASFVVQDIQVEGLQRVTLGAALLNLPVRVGDSVDSVALANAIKKLYASGNFEDVKVYRDGQVLQVVVKERPTISSIEFSGNKDIKEEQLTQSLESSGIRVGDPLDRTVLSSLEKGLEDFYYGVGKYSAKVKAIVTPLPRNRVDLKFTFVEGEAAKIQQINIVGNQVFPEEKLLAQLSLKDDVPWWNFTGDQRYQKQKLAGDIEVLRSYYMDRGYIRFAQESTQVSMTPDKKGVYVTLNIKEGDQYKVSGVQLKGDLIDRGGEMKGLIPIEAGSVYSASQVTHTEEVLSKFLGRYGYAYPKVVTFPQVNDQTKEVELIVNIEPGPRVYVRNINFSGNVTTKDEVLRREMRQMEGTWLSSDNVEQSKTRLNRLGFFETAEVDTKRVAGSDDQVDLDFKVKEQPAGSINAGIGYGTESGLSLQAGLQQDNFMGTGKKIGINASTNDYSKNIDLSYNDPYFTVDGVSLGGRLYYNKFSAADANIVDYENTTIGFRLSSGFPVNENNRLDFSLGYENNKLSQPNPYVQVDEFWKVYQANLDGDNRMVFNTVDVTAGWTRSTLNKGQFPTAGDRQRVNAKVTVPGMDLQYFKLNAEDAHYFPFDADHQWVMLAKARASYGNGYGSNGDYDHVLPFFENYYAGGFDTLRGFKSNTVGPKALYYYNLGGNDVIQGTDSSVGGNALAVASLEMIVPTPFASESYQPQLRTSFFIDAGTVWDTTFEYGQYQNRCFSGCNYLMDYSDPTNIRMSAGLSLQWLSPMGPLVFVIAQPLKKYEGDDTEVFSFNIGRTF
- the lpxD gene encoding UDP-3-O-(3-hydroxymyristoyl)glucosamine N-acyltransferase, which codes for MAFTLAQLAQQLGAEVHGDGTREIRKVATLEKAGEGEIAFLSNKKYRHFLEQSKATAVLITEADLPFCPTNALVLKDPYVGFARVAQLLDTTPQPATDIHPSAVIAADVQLGERVAIGANAVIESGVVLGDDVRIGPGCFVGKNTRLGARSRLWANVTLYHNVTLGTDCLVQAGTVIGADGFGYANERGEWIKIPQLGGVTIGNRVEIGACTTIDRGALEDTRIADNVIIDNQCQIAHNVEIGYGTAVAGSTVMAGSLKVGKYCIIGGASVFNGHMEICDQATVTGMAMVMRPITEPGIYSSGIPLQTNKEWRKTAARVMRIEEMHKRLSRLEKKLDQE
- the lpxA gene encoding acyl-ACP--UDP-N-acetylglucosamine O-acyltransferase; its protein translation is MIDQTAIIHDTAIVHESAVIGKGVEIGPFTVIGAEVEIGDDTWVGSHVVIKGPTKIGRGNKIFQHTSIGEDCQDKKYAGERTFLEIGDNNVFRENCTVHRGTTQDQSLTKVGSGNLFMVNVHVAHDCMIGDNCIFANNATLAGHVHIGDFVIFGGLSAIHQFGRVGSHAFVGGCAALNKDVPPYVMAAGNYAKPFGVNSEGLRRRGFTPEAISAVKRAYKEIFRSGKTIEEVLPVLSEMAATEPAVQLYVDFLKDNERGIIRA
- the fabZ gene encoding 3-hydroxyacyl-ACP dehydratase FabZ, with the protein product MDLLPHRYPFLMVDKVENYEISDERKTLRAIKNVSFNEPIFQGHFPAKPVFPGVLILEAMAQATGILAFTMVGKPSPNELYYFASIDNARFKRPVGPGDQLVLDVEFLKERRGIAKFTGVATVDGEVVCTAELMCAKREV